In a genomic window of Alphaproteobacteria bacterium:
- the rplF gene encoding 50S ribosomal protein L6, producing the protein MSRIGKNPVEIPEGVDVQLQGQTVKVKGKLGELSLNVHDEIGVTIEDAENDDGKKSKVVRLTPKTENPVAREVWPTMRTLVNNMIIGVTEGYKKKLEIHGVGLRANLQGKEIVMSLGFSHEVRYTVPAGIKVEIEKQTELTVSGIDKQRVGQVSAEIREHKKPEPYKGKGIRYAGEYIAYKEGKKK; encoded by the coding sequence ATGTCTCGTATTGGTAAAAACCCGGTTGAAATCCCTGAAGGCGTCGATGTGCAGCTTCAGGGGCAGACTGTTAAGGTGAAAGGCAAGCTCGGTGAGCTGAGCCTCAACGTACACGATGAAATCGGCGTGACGATTGAAGACGCGGAAAACGACGACGGCAAAAAGAGCAAGGTTGTCCGTCTGACACCGAAAACTGAGAACCCTGTTGCACGCGAAGTTTGGCCGACGATGCGGACCTTGGTGAACAACATGATCATTGGAGTAACCGAGGGCTACAAGAAAAAACTCGAAATACACGGCGTTGGCTTGCGGGCCAACCTTCAGGGTAAAGAAATAGTGATGAGTCTTGGATTCTCGCACGAGGTTCGCTACACAGTTCCTGCAGGGATCAAGGTTGAAATTGAAAAACAAACCGAACTGACCGTGAGCGGCATTGACAAGCAACGGGTCGGGCAGGTGTCCGCAGAAATCCGCGAACACAAAAAACCCGAGCCCTACAAGGGCAAGGGTATCCGCTACGCCGGGGAATATATCGCATACAAGGAAGGCAAGAAGAAGTAA
- the rplN gene encoding 50S ribosomal protein L14: MIQMQSRLAVADNSGAREVQCIKVLGGSHRRTANIGDVIVVSIKDAIPRGRVKKGEVRRAVIVRTKFGLKRRYGEQIRFDGNACVLINNNGEPIGTRIFGPVTRELRASGYMKIISLASEVL, encoded by the coding sequence ATGATTCAGATGCAATCCCGTCTGGCCGTAGCCGACAATAGCGGCGCCCGAGAAGTCCAGTGCATCAAGGTTCTGGGCGGCTCCCACCGCCGGACTGCCAATATCGGCGATGTCATCGTGGTTTCGATCAAGGATGCTATTCCTCGTGGTCGCGTCAAAAAGGGCGAGGTCCGCCGCGCCGTGATCGTGCGCACGAAGTTCGGCCTCAAGCGCCGCTACGGCGAGCAGATCCGTTTCGACGGTAATGCCTGCGTACTTATCAACAATAACGGTGAGCCGATCGGCACCCGTATTTTTGGCCCCGTGACCCGCGAACTGCGTGCGTCCGGTTACATGAAAATCATTTCTCTGGCATCGGAGGTGCTGTAA
- the rpsS gene encoding 30S ribosomal protein S19: protein MARSVWKGPFIERNLLKKIEEARTSGKNTIIKTWSRRSTILPNMVGLTFGVHNGRKFIPVLVTDQMIGHKLGEFAPTRSFTGHGGDKKATKEA, encoded by the coding sequence ATGGCACGTAGCGTTTGGAAAGGCCCGTTCATCGAGAGAAATCTCCTCAAGAAGATCGAGGAGGCTCGCACGAGCGGCAAGAACACCATCATCAAAACCTGGTCGCGCCGCTCGACCATCCTGCCCAACATGGTGGGACTGACGTTTGGTGTGCACAATGGCCGGAAGTTCATCCCTGTTCTGGTGACAGACCAGATGATCGGCCATAAATTGGGCGAATTCGCGCCGACCCGCTCGTTCACCGGTCACGGCGGCGACAAGAAGGCGACCAAGGAAGCATAA
- the rplE gene encoding 50S ribosomal protein L5, whose translation MKPRYKEIYEKEIVPALDKKFGYKNPHERPRLDKIVINMGVGEATQDRKHIDQAVNDLSLIAGQKPVVCKAKKSNASFKIRDGQSIGVKVTLRGNRMYEFLDRLVTIALPRVRDFRGINGRSFDGRGNYAMGIKEHIIFPEITYDKVDKIRGMDIIVCTTAKSDEEAKELLRAFKMPFRN comes from the coding sequence ATGAAACCGCGCTATAAAGAAATATACGAAAAGGAAATTGTACCCGCGCTCGACAAGAAGTTCGGTTACAAGAACCCGCACGAACGTCCGCGCCTCGACAAGATCGTCATTAACATGGGTGTCGGCGAAGCGACTCAAGACCGCAAGCACATCGATCAGGCCGTTAACGACCTCTCTCTGATTGCAGGGCAAAAACCGGTGGTCTGCAAGGCAAAGAAATCCAACGCGTCGTTTAAAATCCGAGATGGCCAGTCGATTGGCGTGAAGGTCACACTACGCGGCAACCGTATGTACGAATTTCTCGACCGTCTGGTGACCATTGCACTGCCCCGCGTCCGCGACTTCCGCGGCATTAACGGCAGAAGCTTCGATGGCCGCGGCAACTACGCCATGGGCATCAAGGAGCATATCATCTTCCCGGAAATCACCTACGACAAGGTAGACAAGATCCGGGGGATGGACATCATCGTCTGCACAACGGCAAAAAGCGACGAAGAGGCCAAGGAACTGCTGCGGGCGTTCAAGATGCCCTTTAGAAATTGA
- the rplB gene encoding 50S ribosomal protein L2, whose translation MALKKYNPVTPSQRQLIQVDRKGLWKGAPEKKLTEGKKKSGGRNNHGHITTRHIGGGHKQRYRIIDWKRDKRDIEGTVLRLEYDPNRTAFIALIEYPDGDRRYIIAPQRLAPGAKIVAGESADIKPGNALPLKNMPVGTIIHNIEMKPGKGAQMVRSAGTFAQLVGRDQGYAQIRLASGELRVVSAECMATVGAVSNPDHMNANDGKAGRTRWKGRRPTVRGVAMNPVDHPHGGGEGRTSGGRHPVSPWGKPTKGYKTRKKAKWTNKSIIRRRKKK comes from the coding sequence ATGGCACTGAAAAAATACAACCCTGTAACGCCCAGTCAGCGTCAGCTGATTCAGGTGGACCGCAAGGGACTCTGGAAAGGGGCACCGGAAAAGAAACTGACCGAAGGCAAGAAAAAGAGCGGCGGTCGCAATAACCACGGCCACATCACAACGCGCCATATCGGCGGCGGTCACAAACAGCGCTACCGCATCATCGACTGGAAGCGTGACAAGAGAGACATCGAAGGCACCGTCCTGCGACTGGAATACGACCCGAACCGCACGGCCTTCATCGCCCTGATCGAATATCCTGACGGTGATCGCCGCTATATCATCGCGCCCCAGCGTCTGGCGCCCGGCGCGAAAATCGTCGCGGGCGAAAGCGCGGACATTAAGCCCGGCAACGCCCTCCCGCTCAAAAATATGCCCGTGGGCACAATCATTCACAATATCGAAATGAAACCCGGCAAGGGCGCACAGATGGTCCGCTCCGCCGGAACCTTCGCGCAGCTTGTGGGCCGCGATCAGGGCTACGCCCAGATCCGTCTGGCATCCGGTGAGCTGCGCGTCGTCAGCGCCGAGTGCATGGCGACCGTGGGCGCGGTTTCTAACCCCGACCACATGAACGCCAACGACGGCAAGGCCGGACGCACCCGCTGGAAGGGCCGCCGCCCGACGGTCCGCGGCGTTGCCATGAACCCGGTCGATCACCCGCACGGAGGCGGCGAGGGCCGTACATCGGGCGGACGTCATCCGGTTTCCCCGTGGGGCAAGCCAACAAAGGGCTATAAGACACGCAAGAAGGCCAAGTGGACGAACAAGTCGATCATCCGCCGCCGTAAGAAGAAATAA
- the rplV gene encoding 50S ribosomal protein L22, producing MGQSANPKRLKENEAKASAKYIRISPRKLNLVAQTIRGKSASKALIDLEFSKKRVSESVRKLLQAAVANAVNNHNLDADRLVVAEAHVGKSVTMKRFRARAKGRGTRIIKPISNMTIILKEADEA from the coding sequence ATGGGTCAATCTGCAAATCCCAAACGGCTGAAGGAAAACGAGGCGAAAGCATCCGCCAAGTATATCCGCATCAGTCCGCGCAAACTGAATCTCGTGGCACAGACCATCCGGGGCAAAAGCGCTTCGAAGGCTTTGATCGATCTCGAGTTCTCCAAAAAGCGCGTCTCTGAAAGCGTCCGCAAGCTCCTTCAGGCCGCTGTCGCAAACGCCGTGAACAATCACAATCTGGATGCGGACCGTCTGGTGGTTGCGGAGGCCCATGTCGGCAAGTCCGTCACCATGAAGCGCTTCCGTGCGCGGGCCAAAGGGCGCGGCACACGCATTATTAAACCGATCAGCAATATGACCATCATTCTTAAAGAAGCAGACGAGGCATAA
- the rpsN gene encoding 30S ribosomal protein S14, with product MAKLCLIERDKKRRKLVKKLAVKRAKLKAAVRNLDLSAEERFEAMLKLAEMPRNSAKIRIRNRCQLTGRPRGNFRKFSLSRIALRDLAAKGQLPGVTKSSW from the coding sequence ATGGCAAAACTCTGTTTGATAGAAAGAGACAAAAAACGCAGAAAGCTGGTCAAGAAGCTCGCGGTCAAGCGCGCGAAGCTTAAGGCGGCCGTGCGTAACCTCGACCTTTCGGCCGAAGAGCGTTTCGAGGCGATGCTGAAACTCGCTGAGATGCCCCGCAACTCCGCGAAGATACGCATCCGCAACCGCTGCCAACTCACCGGGCGCCCGCGTGGTAACTTCCGCAAGTTTAGCCTGTCCCGGATTGCATTGCGCGATCTGGCCGCCAAGGGTCAGCTCCCTGGCGTAACCAAGTCCAGCTGGTAA
- a CDS encoding 50S ribosomal protein L23, producing MAKAKKAEAAEWMYELIRRPHVTEKATMGSQNAQLTFRVPVEATKPRIKQAVEVLFGVKVKSVNTLIQKGKIKRFRGMKGRRSDFKKAIITLEPGQTIDTETGI from the coding sequence ATGGCAAAGGCAAAAAAAGCAGAAGCGGCAGAATGGATGTACGAACTCATCCGCCGTCCGCACGTAACTGAAAAGGCGACGATGGGCAGCCAGAACGCCCAGTTGACCTTCCGCGTCCCTGTCGAGGCGACGAAACCCAGGATCAAACAGGCGGTAGAAGTTCTCTTCGGTGTGAAGGTGAAATCCGTCAATACATTGATTCAAAAGGGTAAAATTAAGCGTTTCCGCGGAATGAAGGGCCGCCGCTCCGATTTCAAAAAGGCGATCATCACTCTGGAGCCCGGTCAGACAATCGACACCGAAACAGGAATTTAA
- the rpsC gene encoding 30S ribosomal protein S3, giving the protein MGQKVNPIGMRVGINRTWDSRWYAGRDYADKLVEDLKLREYIFEHLKPAGVSKVIIERAAKLTKVTVHTARPGVIIGKKGADIEKLRQNLSRRAGGDVSLNIVEIRKPEIDAQLCAEGVAQQLERRVSFRRAMKRAVQNALRFGGLGIRINVSGRLGGADIARMEWYREGRVPLHTLRADIDYGTAEALTTYGIIGVKVWIYKGDIMDHDPLARDKRSGDTKAGEI; this is encoded by the coding sequence ATGGGACAGAAAGTTAATCCAATAGGTATGAGGGTCGGCATCAACCGGACGTGGGATTCCCGCTGGTACGCCGGACGCGATTATGCAGACAAGCTGGTCGAAGACCTCAAGCTGCGCGAATATATTTTTGAACATCTGAAGCCCGCAGGCGTCAGCAAGGTGATCATCGAACGCGCCGCAAAGCTCACCAAAGTTACGGTTCATACGGCCCGTCCCGGTGTAATCATCGGTAAGAAGGGCGCAGATATCGAAAAGCTCCGTCAAAACCTCTCCCGCCGCGCCGGTGGGGACGTCAGCCTCAACATCGTCGAGATCCGCAAACCGGAAATCGACGCCCAGCTTTGCGCTGAGGGTGTAGCCCAGCAGCTCGAGCGCCGCGTATCTTTCCGCCGCGCCATGAAACGCGCCGTTCAGAACGCCCTGCGCTTCGGCGGACTGGGAATCAGGATTAACGTTTCGGGTCGCCTGGGTGGCGCCGATATCGCGCGTATGGAATGGTACCGCGAAGGCCGGGTGCCTCTGCATACCCTCCGGGCAGACATTGACTACGGTACGGCCGAAGCGCTGACCACCTACGGGATCATCGGCGTGAAGGTCTGGATCTACAAGGGCGACATCATGGATCACGATCCGCTCGCCCGTGATAAGAGATCCGGTGATACCAAGGCCGGGGAGATTTAA
- the rpmD gene encoding 50S ribosomal protein L30, whose translation MAEETKKAKKPAAEKKASPAKKVAAPKESKAKKPSPSGKTVRVTQIGSPIGRKAYQRATLIGLGLNKLNRTKELEDTPSVRGMIAKVNHLVKVEDIA comes from the coding sequence ATGGCAGAAGAGACAAAAAAGGCAAAAAAACCTGCAGCGGAAAAGAAAGCTTCTCCGGCAAAAAAGGTGGCAGCCCCCAAAGAGTCTAAGGCGAAGAAACCTTCGCCTTCCGGAAAGACAGTTCGCGTCACGCAGATTGGCTCTCCAATCGGCCGCAAGGCTTACCAGCGCGCAACCCTGATCGGTCTCGGCCTGAACAAGCTGAACCGCACCAAGGAACTCGAAGACACACCCTCCGTGCGCGGCATGATCGCCAAGGTTAACCATCTGGTAAAGGTTGAGGACATCGCCTGA
- the rpmC gene encoding 50S ribosomal protein L29, with amino-acid sequence MNVEDIRAKTEDELKALLLDLRKNQFNARFQKTQGTLENTSEIRKTRRTIARVKTILTEKKSGTPEARRAPKKAADKPKKAKAETKKAASKKTKAA; translated from the coding sequence ATGAACGTCGAAGATATCCGCGCAAAAACAGAAGACGAGTTGAAGGCTTTGTTGCTGGACCTCCGCAAGAACCAGTTCAACGCCCGCTTTCAGAAAACCCAGGGGACACTGGAAAACACGTCTGAAATCCGCAAAACGCGCCGCACTATCGCTCGTGTCAAAACCATTCTGACCGAAAAGAAGTCCGGAACGCCAGAGGCCAGGAGGGCGCCGAAAAAAGCGGCGGATAAACCCAAAAAAGCCAAGGCAGAAACAAAAAAGGCCGCGTCTAAAAAGACCAAGGCGGCATAA
- a CDS encoding 50S ribosomal protein L15, whose product MKLNTLKPSEGSKKVRTRLGRGIGSGKGKTSGRGVKGQKARTGVAIKGFEGGQMPLYQRMPKIGFRNTAFATKLVELTLENLQEAIDTKKLDPKKPIDEDTLVKAGVVSRKRDGIKLLATGTLSAKVDLKLTKASKAAQAAVEKAGGSIELAPEKPANPKKLPKKAKK is encoded by the coding sequence ATGAAACTCAATACGCTAAAGCCGAGCGAAGGCTCAAAAAAAGTAAGAACCCGCCTCGGACGCGGTATTGGCTCCGGCAAGGGTAAAACCTCAGGGCGCGGAGTCAAGGGCCAGAAGGCCCGTACAGGCGTAGCCATCAAGGGCTTCGAGGGCGGCCAGATGCCGCTCTATCAGCGTATGCCCAAAATAGGTTTCCGTAACACTGCATTCGCAACCAAGTTGGTCGAACTGACCCTCGAAAACCTCCAGGAGGCGATTGACACCAAGAAACTAGACCCCAAAAAGCCGATTGATGAAGACACGCTTGTTAAGGCGGGCGTGGTCAGCCGCAAGCGTGACGGGATCAAGTTGCTGGCAACCGGAACCCTGTCAGCGAAAGTTGATCTCAAACTGACCAAGGCCTCAAAAGCCGCTCAGGCTGCGGTGGAAAAGGCCGGAGGCAGCATTGAATTAGCTCCGGAAAAGCCGGCCAATCCAAAAAAACTGCCTAAAAAGGCAAAGAAGTAA
- the rplP gene encoding 50S ribosomal protein L16: MLSPKKFKFRKQFKGRIRGNAKGGATLAFGEYGLKALQPDRITSRQIEAARRAITRHLKRQGKLWIRVFPDVPVSKKPLEVRQGKGKGPVEFWACRIKPGRIMFELDGVSKELAREALDLAAAKLPIKTKFVARINAEENH; this comes from the coding sequence ATGTTAAGCCCCAAGAAGTTTAAGTTCCGCAAGCAGTTTAAGGGCCGTATCCGTGGCAATGCCAAGGGCGGAGCGACACTGGCCTTCGGCGAATATGGTTTGAAGGCTCTCCAGCCTGATCGAATCACTTCGCGCCAGATCGAGGCCGCGCGCCGTGCGATCACCCGTCACCTGAAACGTCAGGGCAAGCTCTGGATCCGTGTCTTCCCCGATGTTCCGGTTTCAAAGAAGCCTCTTGAAGTGCGTCAGGGTAAAGGAAAGGGGCCGGTTGAATTCTGGGCCTGCCGGATCAAACCCGGTCGTATTATGTTCGAACTCGACGGCGTCTCCAAGGAGTTGGCCCGCGAAGCCTTGGACCTTGCTGCCGCCAAGTTGCCGATCAAGACCAAATTTGTGGCCCGTATCAATGCTGAGGAGAACCACTGA
- the secY gene encoding preprotein translocase subunit SecY — translation MASAAEQLARNANWGALAKATELKKRIYFVLGALLVYRLGTYIPVPGIDIRVWEEIFSQKGGGILDMFNMFSGGALQRMTIFALNIMPYISASIIMQLASSLFKSLEELKKEGELGRMKINQYTRYLTVLLATVQAYGLAVGLESMQGQGGSAVLDPGMFFRISTVITIVGGTVFLMWLGEQITQRGVGNGTSLIIFAGIVAELPRALGSTLELGRQGTISPAVLLLLAVMVVAVIGLIVFMERAQRRIVVQYPKRQVGNRMTGGETNHIPLKLNTSGVIPPIFASSLLLLPLTIIKFAGVNGGDFWADVERYLAHGQPIYMLLFGSLIVFFAFFYTAIVFNPEENAETLRKYGGFVPGMRPGKNTADYFDYVLTRITTVGSLYLVFICLLPEFMVSQYSVPFYFGGTSLLIVVSVTMDTVAQIHSHLIAHQYEGLIKKAKLGNRGGGRRR, via the coding sequence ATGGCATCGGCCGCCGAGCAGCTTGCACGCAACGCCAACTGGGGTGCGCTTGCAAAAGCCACCGAACTGAAAAAACGGATATATTTTGTCCTGGGAGCCCTTCTGGTGTATCGGCTGGGAACCTATATCCCCGTTCCGGGAATTGACATTCGGGTCTGGGAGGAGATTTTCTCGCAAAAGGGCGGCGGAATTCTGGACATGTTCAATATGTTCTCCGGCGGCGCCCTGCAGCGGATGACGATTTTTGCCCTCAACATCATGCCCTACATTTCGGCCTCGATTATCATGCAGTTGGCCTCCTCGCTCTTCAAAAGCCTTGAAGAATTGAAAAAGGAAGGCGAACTGGGCCGCATGAAGATAAACCAGTACACGCGATACTTGACGGTTCTCTTGGCCACCGTTCAGGCTTACGGCTTGGCGGTGGGGCTTGAATCGATGCAGGGGCAGGGCGGTTCCGCGGTCCTCGACCCGGGGATGTTTTTCCGTATCTCCACTGTGATCACGATCGTCGGCGGCACAGTCTTCCTGATGTGGCTGGGCGAACAGATTACCCAGCGAGGGGTCGGTAATGGAACATCCCTGATTATCTTCGCTGGGATCGTTGCCGAATTGCCCCGGGCTCTCGGCAGTACGTTGGAACTGGGACGGCAGGGAACGATCAGTCCGGCCGTGCTTCTGCTCCTCGCGGTCATGGTTGTGGCCGTCATTGGCCTGATCGTCTTCATGGAGCGCGCCCAGCGCCGGATCGTGGTCCAGTACCCGAAACGCCAGGTGGGCAACCGAATGACCGGCGGGGAAACCAACCACATCCCCCTGAAACTCAATACCTCAGGCGTTATCCCGCCTATCTTTGCATCCTCGCTTCTTCTTCTGCCCCTGACCATCATCAAATTCGCAGGGGTCAATGGCGGAGATTTCTGGGCGGATGTCGAGCGTTACCTCGCCCACGGACAGCCGATCTATATGTTACTGTTCGGATCATTGATAGTGTTTTTCGCTTTTTTTTATACGGCAATTGTCTTCAATCCCGAGGAAAACGCGGAGACTCTCCGCAAATACGGTGGATTTGTTCCCGGTATGCGTCCCGGCAAGAATACGGCAGACTATTTCGATTATGTCCTGACCAGAATCACAACGGTTGGCTCTCTTTATCTGGTCTTTATCTGCCTCCTGCCGGAATTTATGGTCTCGCAATACAGCGTCCCCTTCTATTTCGGCGGAACCAGTCTGCTAATCGTGGTCAGTGTCACCATGGATACGGTCGCGCAGATTCATTCGCATCTGATCGCCCATCAGTACGAGGGGCTGATTAAAAAGGCGAAGCTAGGGAATCGCGGCGGTGGACGCCGTAGGTAG
- a CDS encoding adenylate kinase, with amino-acid sequence MNIIIFGPPGAGKGTQAARIQAEHGLKHLSTGDMLRGEVSRKSDLGLKLKSIMDAGQLVSDDIMIELIGNCVSEPDCEKGFILDGFPRTIPQAQALDDSLRHMARKVDHVLVLEVDENALIDRIRNRAKETGGARSDDNEEVLKKRLTEYRAKTAPVLPYYEQKGLLRKIDGMKPIEEVTAHIENILGSSLSKKHA; translated from the coding sequence ATGAACATCATCATTTTCGGACCGCCCGGCGCAGGAAAAGGTACACAAGCCGCGAGAATCCAAGCCGAACACGGTCTCAAGCATCTCTCGACGGGCGATATGCTGCGCGGCGAGGTCTCCAGAAAGTCCGATCTCGGACTCAAGCTCAAATCGATCATGGACGCCGGACAACTCGTCTCCGACGATATCATGATCGAACTCATCGGCAACTGCGTCAGCGAACCTGATTGCGAAAAGGGCTTCATTCTCGACGGTTTCCCGCGCACGATCCCCCAAGCTCAGGCACTGGATGATTCTCTCCGCCATATGGCGCGTAAGGTGGATCATGTGCTTGTGTTGGAGGTGGATGAGAATGCACTGATCGACCGTATCCGCAACCGCGCCAAGGAAACCGGCGGTGCCCGCAGTGACGACAACGAGGAAGTCCTGAAAAAGCGTCTGACCGAATACCGGGCTAAGACGGCACCGGTCCTGCCCTATTACGAGCAGAAAGGGCTGTTGCGTAAAATCGACGGCATGAAGCCGATTGAGGAAGTCACCGCACACATCGAAAATATTCTGGGATCTTCCCTGTCAAAAAAACACGCCTGA
- the rpsH gene encoding 30S ribosomal protein S8 yields MSMNDPLGDMLSRIRNAQKAKLKMVQCPHSRLHEKVCEVLKDEGYIRGYTVQDLGSNRKSIEVQLKYAEGLGVIRQIDRISTPGRRVYTSVKDMPRFYNGLGILVVSTPQGVLPDYKARAANVGGEILCRVF; encoded by the coding sequence ATGAGCATGAATGATCCCCTCGGCGATATGTTGTCCCGCATCCGTAACGCCCAGAAAGCGAAACTGAAGATGGTGCAGTGCCCGCATTCGCGCCTTCATGAAAAAGTCTGCGAAGTTCTCAAAGACGAAGGTTACATCCGCGGCTACACGGTTCAGGATTTGGGCAGCAACCGCAAGTCGATAGAAGTTCAGCTGAAATACGCTGAAGGTCTTGGGGTAATTCGCCAGATCGACCGTATCTCGACTCCCGGTCGCCGGGTCTATACCAGCGTGAAGGATATGCCGCGCTTTTATAATGGTCTGGGCATTCTGGTCGTATCGACTCCGCAGGGCGTCCTCCCGGACTACAAGGCGCGGGCGGCCAATGTGGGCGGTGAAATTCTATGCCGGGTCTTCTAG
- the rplX gene encoding 50S ribosomal protein L24, whose amino-acid sequence MTKAARKIKKGDKVVVLAGKDRGVKGEVLKVLTEENRVVVQGVNMVTRHRKPSQISGGGIEKKESSIHVSNVALLDPKSGEATRVGYKVLKDGKKVRVARKSGETIE is encoded by the coding sequence ATGACCAAGGCAGCGCGTAAAATAAAAAAAGGCGACAAAGTTGTCGTCCTCGCCGGTAAAGACCGCGGAGTAAAGGGTGAGGTTCTCAAAGTCCTCACCGAAGAAAACCGCGTGGTCGTGCAGGGCGTGAATATGGTAACCCGCCACCGCAAACCCTCCCAGATTTCCGGGGGCGGCATTGAAAAAAAGGAATCGTCCATTCACGTATCCAACGTGGCGCTGCTTGACCCCAAGTCGGGGGAAGCAACGCGGGTCGGATACAAGGTACTCAAAGACGGGAAGAAAGTCCGCGTCGCCCGCAAATCCGGCGAAACGATTGAATAA
- the rpsE gene encoding 30S ribosomal protein S5 gives MARAFEKQNQNEEPEFIERLVGINRVAKVVKGGRRFAFSALVIVGDGKGRVGHGHGKAKEVPEAIRKATDQARRNMIRVPLREGRTVHHDVTGTDGAGKVHLRSAPQGTGIIAGGPMRAVFEALGIQDVVAKAIGSSNPYNMVNATFDALKKIQSPRHVAARRNKKVSEVVSNREIQSSDSPEGSEE, from the coding sequence ATGGCACGTGCGTTTGAAAAGCAGAATCAAAACGAGGAACCCGAATTCATCGAGCGCTTGGTGGGTATCAACCGCGTGGCGAAAGTCGTAAAGGGCGGTCGTCGTTTTGCTTTCTCCGCGCTTGTAATCGTTGGCGACGGCAAGGGCCGTGTCGGTCACGGTCACGGCAAGGCCAAAGAAGTGCCCGAGGCGATCCGCAAGGCCACCGATCAGGCCCGCCGCAACATGATCCGCGTTCCTCTTCGCGAAGGCCGCACTGTCCACCATGATGTGACGGGTACCGACGGCGCAGGCAAAGTCCACCTCCGCTCCGCTCCGCAGGGTACGGGAATCATCGCCGGCGGCCCTATGCGCGCCGTGTTCGAGGCTCTGGGAATTCAGGACGTCGTCGCCAAGGCCATCGGCTCCAGCAACCCCTATAACATGGTGAACGCGACCTTCGATGCGCTGAAGAAAATTCAGAGTCCGCGACATGTGGCGGCACGCCGCAACAAGAAGGTCAGCGAAGTCGTCTCCAACCGCGAGATTCAGTCCAGCGATTCGCCCGAAGGATCCGAGGAATAA
- the rpsQ gene encoding 30S ribosomal protein S17: MPRRILEGNVVSAKNNKTVTVIVERRYMHPVYKKYLKSTQKFTAHDEANTCKEGERVQIIECRPLSRTKRWAVIGKDGQALLPPRNSEKRKLKSGQAPAAEKAESKKARKDEAKTKKEAAPKKAASEKKSKAKKDA; this comes from the coding sequence ATGCCACGTCGGATACTCGAAGGGAATGTCGTCAGCGCAAAAAACAACAAGACCGTAACGGTCATCGTTGAACGGCGCTATATGCATCCCGTTTATAAAAAATATCTCAAGAGCACGCAAAAATTCACGGCGCATGACGAAGCCAACACCTGCAAGGAAGGTGAGCGTGTCCAGATCATCGAATGCCGCCCGCTCTCCCGTACGAAGCGTTGGGCGGTCATCGGCAAGGACGGGCAGGCGCTCCTCCCCCCCCGCAACTCCGAAAAGCGCAAGCTGAAATCCGGTCAGGCTCCGGCCGCTGAAAAGGCCGAAAGCAAAAAGGCCCGCAAGGACGAAGCCAAGACAAAAAAGGAAGCCGCCCCGAAAAAGGCTGCTTCTGAAAAGAAATCCAAAGCGAAGAAGGACGCCTGA
- the rplR gene encoding 50S ribosomal protein L18, translating to MAKAASRKLKPADRRTFRTRNKIRRVNIEQNSKREVRPRLSVFRSGKQIYAQVIDDIGGKTLASASTLDKELKEKLKNGANKDAAVEVGKLVAERAKKAGVSKVVFDRGPYLYHGRVKALAEGAREGGLEF from the coding sequence ATGGCCAAGGCAGCATCTAGGAAACTCAAGCCCGCAGATCGCCGTACGTTCCGTACGCGTAACAAGATCCGCAGGGTCAATATCGAGCAGAACAGCAAACGCGAGGTGCGCCCGCGCCTCTCCGTTTTCCGCTCGGGGAAACAGATTTACGCTCAGGTTATCGACGACATTGGCGGCAAGACTCTGGCTTCGGCCTCCACTCTCGATAAGGAGTTGAAGGAAAAGCTGAAGAACGGAGCCAATAAGGATGCAGCCGTTGAAGTCGGAAAGCTCGTTGCCGAACGTGCGAAAAAGGCGGGCGTCAGCAAGGTTGTTTTCGACCGCGGCCCCTACCTCTACCATGGCCGGGTAAAGGCATTGGCTGAAGGGGCACGCGAAGGCGGACTGGAATTTTAA